The DNA sequence GCCTCTTCGACGTGCGCAAGGTGGTCAGCATCAGCGCCCTACCCGACCTGACCGGCATTGCGGAAACCGCCGACGGAGGGCTGCGCATCGGTGCCCTGACGACGATCAACGCGGTGGCCGAACATCCCCTGGTCCGTCAGCGCTACGCCGGTCTGGCGGCCGGAGCGGCGTCGGTGGCCAGCCCGCAGCTGCGCAACCAGGGAACCATCGGCGGCAACCTCTGCCAGAAGCCGCGCTGCTGGTACTACCGGGGCGAGTTCGACTGCCTGCGCAAGGGCGGCGGCACCTGCTTTGCCGCCCAGGGCGAAAACCAGTTTCACGCCATCTTCGGCAGTGACGACATCTGCTTTTTCGTGCACCCCTCGGATACAGCGCCGAATCTGATGGCCCTGGGCGCCCGGGTGGAGATCGTCGGCCCCGGCGGCGCCCGTCGTCTGCCCGTGAGCGAGCTGCACGTATTGCCGGCCCAGGACGTGGAGCGGGAAACCTGGCTGGAGCCCGGCGAGATCATCACCGCCGTCAAACTCCCGCCGCCGCCCAAGGGCCTGCGGTCGAGCTACCGCAAGGTGCGCGCCCGGCGGGCCTGGGACTTCGCCCTGGCCGGGGTGGCCCTGGCCCTGCAGTTCGATGGGGGGCGCGTCACGGACGGTCGGGTGGTACTGAGTGGTGCGGCCCCGGTGCCCTGGCGCGCCCGGCCGGTGGAAGACGCAATCCGCGGGCGCGCCCTGGACCGCGACACCATCGTGTCGGCGGCGGAAGCCGCAGTCGAGGGCGCCCAACCGCTGGAAAAAAACACTTACAAACTGCCGCTCTTCCGCGGGGTCGTCGAAGAAGAACTGCTGCGCATCTCTCAAGCGGACTGAAACGATTGCTGAATGTGGCTGTTTGGGGATGCGGAATCCGGCATCCCCGGCGGCCGGCCCGAGCGGATCAGCATCTCCACCGGGGCCGACCGGCCTGATCGTGCGCTTCCATCCAAGGAAACATCGCCGTTGCAAAGGATCTCCCATGCAGACGCTTTTCATGCGCTTTCTCGTGCCTATCGGGCGGATCCCCCTTACAGGGGCGGCTGCGCGACCCACCCGGGATGCGTCATCGCTGGCGCCGTAATACAGGATTGAGCCCATTTACGGGGCCGGCGGCATTGGTGTTTGCTGCCCCCAAAGCCGGCCTTTGTTGTTGGGCCGACCAACTGTTTTTAGGGCTGCAGAAGAGGAGAA is a window from the Desulfobacteraceae bacterium genome containing:
- a CDS encoding xanthine dehydrogenase family protein subunit M gives rise to the protein MLPQFAYIRPSSLKDAVRQLAEEGAYVHAGGSDLLGCLREGLFDVRKVVSISALPDLTGIAETADGGLRIGALTTINAVAEHPLVRQRYAGLAAGAASVASPQLRNQGTIGGNLCQKPRCWYYRGEFDCLRKGGGTCFAAQGENQFHAIFGSDDICFFVHPSDTAPNLMALGARVEIVGPGGARRLPVSELHVLPAQDVERETWLEPGEIITAVKLPPPPKGLRSSYRKVRARRAWDFALAGVALALQFDGGRVTDGRVVLSGAAPVPWRARPVEDAIRGRALDRDTIVSAAEAAVEGAQPLEKNTYKLPLFRGVVEEELLRISQAD